In Pongo abelii isolate AG06213 chromosome 15, NHGRI_mPonAbe1-v2.0_pri, whole genome shotgun sequence, a single window of DNA contains:
- the LOC100453018 gene encoding LOW QUALITY PROTEIN: disintegrin and metalloproteinase domain-containing protein 21-like (The sequence of the model RefSeq protein was modified relative to this genomic sequence to represent the inferred CDS: inserted 1 base in 1 codon; substituted 1 base at 1 genomic stop codon), with protein MRPAEARVTLRAPLLLLGLWVLLAPVRCSQGRPSWHCTSSEVVIPRKETHYGKGLQFPGWLSYSLRFGGQRQVIHMRRKHLLWPRHLPVTTQDDQGALQMDDPYIPPDCYYLGYLEEVPLSMVTVDTCYGGLRGIMKLDDLSYKIKPLQDSRRFEHVVSQIVAEPSATGPTFRDGDNEETDPLFSEANDSMNPRISNSLYSSHRGNIKGHVQCSNSYYHIYGNITACSKEVVQMFSLVDSIVQNIDLRYYIYLLTIYNNHDPAPVNDXGFQSAMFMYFKTTFFDPFHVHSSTLLIKDVPHESNYEPQRYGFCTHIGLLHIGTLGRHYLLVAVITTQTLMRSMGVEYDDNYCTCQRRAFCIMQQFPGITDAFSNCSYGHAQNCFLRSGHCVFETLAPVYNKTKTTVRCRNLIVDGREECDCGSFKQCYASYCCRSDCRFTPGSICHIGECCTNCSFSPPGTLCKPIQNICDFPEYCHGTTVTCPXKLYMQDGTPCTEEGYCYRGNCTDHNVLCKGIFGVSAEDAPEVCYDINLESYRFGHCTRQQIYLSYEACTGIDKFRGRRQCTNVTHLPRLQEHVSFHHSVRRGFQCFGLDEHRATDTTDVGRVIDGTPCVHGNFCNNTRCNVTITSLGYDCRPQKCSHRGVCNNRRNCHCHIGWDPPLCLRRGAGGSVDSRPPPKRTGSVRQSQQSVMYLRVVFGRIYAFIIALLFGTATNVRTITTTTVKEGTVTNPE; from the exons ATGAGGCCGGCAGAGGCGCGGGTCACCCTTAGGGCCCCCCTCTTGCTGCTGGGGCTCTGGGTGCTCCTGGCTCCAGTCCGGTGTTCTCAAGGCCGTCCCTCGTGGCACTGCACGTCCTCTGAAGTGGTGATTCCCAGGAAGGAGACGCACTACGGCAAAGGCCTTCAGTTTCCCGGCTGGCTGTCCTACAGCCTGCGTTTTGGGGGTCAAAGACAAGTCATTCACATGCGGAGGAAACACCTTCTTTGGCCCAGACATCTGCCGGTGACAACTCAGGATGACCAAGGAGCCTTGCAGATGGATGACCCCTACATCCCTCCAGACTGCTACTACCTCGGCTACCTGGAGGAGGTGCCTCTGTCCATGGTCACCGTCGACACGTGCTATGGGGGCCTCAGAGGCATCATGAAGCTGGACGACCTTTCCTACAAAATCAAACCCCTCCAGGATTCCCGCAGGTTTGAACATGTTGTTTCTCAGATAGTGGCCGAGCCCAGTGCAACGGGGCCCACATTTAGAGATGGTGACAATGAGGAGACAGACCCCCTGTTCTCTGAAGCAAATGACAGCATGAATCCCAGGATATCTAATTCACTGTACAGTTCTCATAGAGGCAATATAAAAGGCCATGTTCAATGTTCCAATTCATATTATCATATATATGGCAATATTACAGCTTGTTCCAAAGAGGTGGTCCAGATGTTCAGTCTCGTTGACAGCATTGTTCAAAATATTGATCTGCGGTACTATATTTATCTTTTGACCATATATAATAATCATGACCCAGCCCCTGTGAATGACTAAGGATTTCAGAGTGCaatgtttatgtattttaaaacaacctTTTTTGATCCTTTTCATGTTCATTCATCCACACTACTTATTAAAGACGTGCCACATGAATCTAACTATGAACCACAAAGGTATGGCTTCTGTACACATATAGGCCTATTACACATTGGTACTCTAGGCAGACATTATTTATTAGTAGCCGTCATAACAACCCAGACACTGATGAGAAGTATGGGTGTGGAGTATGATGATAACTACTGCACATGTCAGAGAAGGGCCTTCTGCATTATGCAACAATTTCCTGGGATAACAGATGCGTTCAGTAACTGTTCTTATGGACATGCACAAAATTGTTTTTTACGTTCAGGCCATTGTGTTTTCGAAACACTCGCTCCTGTGTATAACAAAACCAAGACAACAGTTCGCTGCAGAAACCTCATAGTGGATGGGAGGGAGGAGTGTGACTGCGGCTCCTTCAAGCAGTGTTATGCCAGTTATTGCTGCCGAAGTGACTGTCGCTTCACACCGGGGAGCATCTGCCATATAGGAGAGTGCTGTACAAACTGCAGCTTCTCCCCACCGGGGACTCTCTGCAAACCTATCCAAAATATATGTGACTTTCCAGAGTACTGTCACGGGACCACCGTGACATGCC GCAAACTTTATATGCAAGATGGAACCCCGTGCACTGAAGAAGGCTACTGCTATCGTGGGAACTGCACTGACCACAATGTGCTCTGCAAGGGGATCTTTGGTGTCAGTGCTGAGGATGCTCCTGAGGTCTGTTATGACATAAATCTTGAAAGCTACCGATTTGGACATTGTACTCGACAACAAATATATCTCAGCTACGAGGCTTGTACAGGAATAGATAAGTTTCGTGGAAGACGGCAGTGTACCAATGTGACCCATCTTCCCCGGCTGCAGGAACATGTTTCATTCCATCACTCAGTGAGAAGAGGGTTTCAGTGTTTTGGACTGGATGAACACCGTGCAACAGACACAACTGATGTTGGGCGTGTGATAGACGGCACTCCTTGTGTTCATGGAAACTTCTGTAATAACACCCGGTGCAATGTGACTATCACTTCACTAGGCTACGACTGTCGCCCTCAGAAGTGCAGTCATAGAGGGGTCTGCAACAACAGAAGGAACTGCCATTGCCATATAGGCTGGGATCCTCCACTGTGCCTAAGAagaggtgctggtgggagtgtcgaCAGCAGGCCACCTCCAAAAAGAACAGGTTCCGTCAGACAAAGCCAACAATCAGTGATGTATCTGAGAGTGGTCTTTGGTCGTATTTACGCCTTCATAATTGCACTGCTCTTTGGGACAGCCACAAATGTGCGAACTATCACGACCACCACCGTTAAGGAAGGGACAGTTACTAACCCTGAATAA